A single window of Aspergillus puulaauensis MK2 DNA, chromosome 5, nearly complete sequence DNA harbors:
- a CDS encoding putative NADH-ubiquinone oxidoreductase 14 kDa subunit (COG:S;~EggNog:ENOG410PRIC;~TransMembrane:1 (o33-50i)) translates to MVHKVLFWSGFGIAVRLWQLGIEMRPLFVKESLWAYPLFAGIGGSFGYWIQGVEQRQLKILAQQKEAILEKRRRRDDGALSKVEEAGTLAATS, encoded by the exons ATGGTTCACAAAGTCCTCTTCTGGAGCGGCTTCG GCATCGCCGTCCGACTCTGGCAACTCGGCATCGAAATGCGTCCTCTCTTCGTCAAGGAATCCCTCTGGGCCTACCCCCTCTTCGCTGGTATCGGTGGCAGTTTCGGATATTGGATCCAGGGCGTTGAACAACGACAACTCAAAATCCTCGCACAGCAAAAGGAAGCTATCCTGGAGAAGCGCCGGCGACGAGACGATGGTGCACTGAGCAAGGTGGAAGAGGCCGGTACCTTGGCTGCGACGTCATAA
- a CDS encoding eukaryotic translation initiation factor 4E (COG:J;~EggNog:ENOG410PKY3;~InterPro:IPR001040,IPR023398;~PFAM:PF01652;~go_function: GO:0003723 - RNA binding [Evidence IEA];~go_function: GO:0003743 - translation initiation factor activity [Evidence IEA];~go_process: GO:0006413 - translational initiation [Evidence IEA]), with amino-acid sequence MEPPKLQVQQPSPTEEANDTTDKTPATRRSLHQNILGKLRPLPLQYHWTFWYDKHSESASSDYDERLYVLYEDVADIATFYRVYNNYPWDKVPQRDTVHIFRKGVKPVWEDPENLKGGCWRFRVPKRKAQAFFHEIAILCISNEFQAVLEKEHDHVLGVSTSVRFNTHLISVWNKLGSNERSVKLLEETILNRLSPNLRPTDSGTNSYFYKRHHENEGYQEAVGQQAGSE; translated from the exons ATGGAACCTCCTAAGCTTCAGGTGCAGCAGCCCTCACCTACAGAAGAAGCCAACGACACTACAGACAAAACGCCGGCTACCAGGAGATCATTGCATCAGAACATCCTGGGCAAACTCCGTCCACTTCCTTTGCAATACCACTGGACATTCTGGTACGACAAGCACTCTGAGAGCGCATCTTCAGACTACGACGAGAGGCTGTACGTCCTATACGAAGACGTCGCGGACATAGCTACCTTCTATCGCGTCTACAACAACTACCCATGGGACAAGGTTCCCCAGAGAGACACAGTGCACATCTTCCGCAAAGGCGTGAAGCCAGTCTGGGAGGACCCTGAGAATCTCAagggtggatgttggagattCCGAGTGCCGAAGAGAAAAGCGCAGGCTTTCTTTCACGAGATCGCCATTCTTTGTATCTCGAATGAGTTccaggctgttttggagaAAG AACACGACCACGTCCTAGGAGTATCTACCTCCGTACGCTTCAACACGCATCTGATCTCGGTATGGAACAAATTAGGCTCGAACGAGCGCTCCGTCAAGCTTCTAGAGGAAACAATCCTCAATCGCTTGTCGCCAAATCTACGACCCACTGACTCAGGTACGAACTCGTATTTCTATAAACGCCATCATGAGAATGAAGGGTACCAAGAAGCCGTTGGACAGCAGGCGGGTTCGGAGTAA
- the dscA gene encoding ubiquitin-protein ligase dscA (BUSCO:EOG092619VG;~COG:O;~EggNog:ENOG410PISQ;~InterPro:IPR001841,IPR024766,IPR013083;~PFAM:PF00097,PF13639,PF12678;~SECRETED:SignalP(1-22);~TransMembrane:7 (n7-18c22/23o382-405i417-438o444-465i556-574o580-598i610-630o642-660i);~go_function: GO:0008270 - zinc ion binding [Evidence IEA]) has protein sequence MDHRGSFFFFLVVFYLLLSSQSHPPLISQDREHQRELERERHALHLLNESYYGDFDPRADKWLPFIGTRKNDSFDWGLLADAQDRTRYQLRNTFTDAGLVPPNGLEDRDVSGALNLSQLALPVYRNSTGTLRGDWVRRKLEADRPPLNKTAIVLEHEYFTHEFSQNVTGDSGAFYLNVHEGGGQELRSPQGHVREIRATLAVETDEFWGNTWYISLYGVHFPETGGIILTTTSEKFRGVFSLPHLTMSADSYNISHELLINSLSDTIAEKQNRHPTLFPWSSLVGTEQVEFPSPKCEHIVYLQQHPVDIEGYLADQVVINQMEQELRFPTGAPIPSPPALVMSAVVYSPDCGYILETKGAPDYPPTDSLYLQGPKSEEYARYAARVVFLVSATFIGQITLLMRQIKESSTPSTRSRISFYTIALMAYGDAFVLVFILLELYPAISFLVMATLSFFAFLSVSYIAMKFMIEIWAIQAPERREQTRRSGPSTPSTQSGGLPLPATAARVRDSGATPIILTPDQDPPADEGEETATPNRSPVPTAQETRSDVGAMYARFYFVLFVMLIISIWSFLWPNRVGGWYARALAFGYLSFWVPQIYRNVMRNCRKALRWDFVIGESCLRLFPFLYFLTVHENVLFIRPDLRTAACLTGWVWIQVWLLASQDILGPRFFVPRGWAPPAYDYHPILRDDPESGPDLESGGVLPIGALRADGRRDSSSEAKEDDDRQRSKDRKRAIFDCAICMQDIDVPVLATSGAAGGSSVTDGATSILTRRTYMVTPCRHIFHSACLESWMKLRLQCPICRESIPPV, from the coding sequence ATGGATCACCGCGGCtcgttctttttctttctggtCGTATTCTATTTACTTCTCAGCTCACAGTCACATCCACCATTGATATCTCAGGATCGTGAGCACCAGCGAGAGCTTGAGCGAGAACGACATGCGCTTCACCTGCTGAACGAGTCCTACTATGGAGACTTTGATCCCCGAGCCGACAAATGGCTCCCATTCATCGGGACCCGAAAGAACGATAGCTTTGACTGGGGACTTTTGGCGGACGCTCAGGATAGAACTCGGTATCAACTGCGGAATACATTTACGGACGCAGGTTTAGTTCCTCCGAACGGGCTCGAAGACCGCGATGTATCTGGAGCATTGAACCTTTCTCAGTTGGCCCTACCTGTTTATCGCAATTCGACAGGGACGTTACGCGGAGACTGGGTGCGTCGCAAGCTGGAAGCCGATCGACCTCCGCTTAACAAAACCGCCATTGTTCTCGAACACGAGTACTTCACCCATGAGTTCAGCCAGAACGTCACTGGTGACAGCGGGGCCTTCTACCTGAATGTCCATGAAGGAGGCGGACAGGAACTCAGGTCTCCTCAGGGCCATGTTCGTGAAATCCGAGCAACCTTGGCCGTGGAGACGGATGAGTTCTGGGGCAACACCTGGTATATCTCGTTATATGGAGTCCATTTCCCTGAAACCGGCGGCATTATTCTCACGACGACAAGCGAGAAATTCCGTGGCGTTTTCAGTCTACCCCACTTGACAATGTCTGCAGACTCCTACAACATTTCCCACGAGCTGCTTATCAACTCGCTTTCGGACACCAttgcagagaagcagaatcGGCACCCTACACTATTTCCCTGGTCTTCGCTTGTGGGAACGGAGCAAGTGGAATTTCCGTCTCCAAAATGTGAACATATCGTTTATTTGCAGCAGCATCCGGTAGATATAGAGGGTTATCTGGCGGACCAGGTGGTCATTAACCAGATGGAGCAGGAATTGAGATTTCCAACTGGCGCACCGATACCCTCACCACCCGCATTGGTCATGTCAGCTGTGGTATACTCTCCCGACTGTGGGTATATCCTCGAAACCAAGGGAGCCCCCGATTATCCCCCGACAGACAGCCTGTATCTCCAGGGCCCCAAATCAGAGGAGTATGCGAGATACGCCGCGCGCGTAGTATTTTTGGTGTCCGCTACGTTTATTGGGCAAATTACACTGCTTATGCGACAAATCAAAGAATCATCCACTCCATCAACTCGCAGTCGGATTAGTTTCTATACTATTGCTCTCATGGCGTATGGGGATGCATTTGTGCTAGTCTTCATCTTACTGGAGCTCTACCCGGCGATCTCCTTCCTGGTCATGGCAACTCtgtccttctttgcctttcttTCCGTGAGTTATATTGCCATGAAATTCATGATAGAAATATGGGCTATCCAGGCTCCTGAGCGGAGAGAGCAGACCCGTCGGTCTGGCCCTTCCACGCCGTCTACCCAGTCCGGTGGGCTACCTCTCCCTGCTACAGCGGCCCGAGTCAGAGATTCTGGCGCTACACCCATAATCTTGACACCTGATCAAGACCCGCCTGCcgatgagggagaggagacAGCTACGCCGAACCGATCCCCCGTACCAACAGCACAAGAAACTCGAAGTGATGTGGGCGCAATGTATGCGCGTTTCTACTTTGTCCTCTTCGTGATGCTCATTATTTCGATTTGGTCATTCCTCTGGCCTAATAGAGTGGGTGGCTGGTATGCCCGAGCCCTGGCGTTTGGTTACTTGTCATTCTGGGTACCACAGATATACCGAAACGTCATGCGCAACTGCCGGAAAGCTCTGCGGTGGGACTTTGTCATAGGCGAGAGCTGTCTTCGACTTTTCCCCTTCTTGTATTTCCTGACTGTACACGAAAACGTTTTGTTCATCCGCCCAGATCTCAGAACCGCAGCCTGCCTTACTGGTTGGGTATGGATTCAAGTCTGGCTCCTGGCGAGCCAAGACATCCTAGGGCCTCGCTTCTTCGTTCCCCGAGGTTGGGCTCCTCCAGCGTACGACTACCACCCGATTCTCCGAGACGATCCAGAGTCAGGTCCCGATCTCGAATCTGGCGGCGTTCTGCCAATCGGAGCCCTGCGAGCAGACGGACGACGGGACTCATCAAGCGAAGCgaaagaagacgacgaccgACAGCGCAGCAAAGACCGCAAGCGAGCGATTTTCGACTGTGCTATCTGTATGCAGGATATTGACGTACCTGTTCTCGCGACGTCGGGAGCCGCGGGCGGCAGCAGTGTTACGGACGGTGCGACAAGTATCCTCACGCGTCGGACTTATATGGTTACTCCATGCCGCCATATCTTCCACAGTGCCTGTCTTGAGAGTTGGATGAAGCTTCGTCTGCAGTGTCCTATATGCCGCGAGTCCATTCCTCCGGTTTAA
- a CDS encoding NOPCHAP1/New4 family protein (COG:S;~EggNog:ENOG410PYK7;~InterPro:IPR027921;~PFAM:PF15370), which translates to MDNVPQKRPQEHADAQSVSSRPITLPKRPRSDNSAQHIVTSNGGRELSASSAVNARKDSSAAHHSGDDDEDDDDYTSSSGSSLTSSDDDDDDDNNDAQSETAGDSNNVLTSDNEGITSLSAQRKPNIRRIDQEPSLLSKLSAFLPEMKTANEDLEREIAAGRAQDIRLDEDDENEAQGGGQYIEMNLGLGVLEEKRPGDEPTSGDEEKDSEPHGHSDTNLMDRLMGKEKTSSSEKPSIQDLGN; encoded by the exons ATGGACAATGTGCCACAGAAGCGCCCTCAGGAGCATGCCGACGCGCAGTCTGTCTCGTCACGCCCGATAACTCTACCCAAGCGCCCGCGCAGCGACAATTCTGCTCAGCACATTGTGACGAGTAATGGCGGGCGCGaactttctgcttcctccgCGGTGAATGCCCGCAAAGATTCCTCCGCAGCCCACcacagcggcgacgacgacgaggacgacgatgattaCACATCCTCGTCTGGCTCGTCCTTAACCTCttccgacgacgatgacgacgacgacaacaacgacgcCCAGAGTGAAACTGCTGGGGATTCAAATAACGTCCTGACTAGCGACAACGAAGGAATCACATCCTTGTCGGCGCAACGAAAACCCAATATTCGTCGCATTGACCAAGAACCCAGTCTTCTCAGCAAGTTATCTGCGTTTCTGCCTGAGATGAAAACGGCCAATGAGGATCTAGAGAGGGAAATAGCTGCTGGGCGTGCACAGGATATACGgcttgacgaggatgatgaaaatgaagctcaaGGTGGTGGTCAATACATTGAAATG AACCTGGGACTTGGTGTTTTAGAAGAAAAACGCCCAGGTGATGAGCCCACCTCcggcgacgaagagaaagatTCCGAACCCCACGGACACTCTGATACGAATTTGATGGATCGCTTGATGGGTAAGGAAAAGACATCATCGTCAGAGAAACCATCGATTCAAGATCTCGGTAATTGA
- the GDA1 gene encoding guanosine diphosphatase (BUSCO:EOG09261EAB;~COG:F;~EggNog:ENOG410PG92;~InterPro:IPR000407;~PFAM:PF01150;~TransMembrane:1 (i52-70o);~go_function: GO:0016787 - hydrolase activity [Evidence IEA]) codes for MSTGVDGRPSGPRVSRRSISRATDSAGSFTDLPTAFTDKQPTMVTQTQRSRFVKTGAIVGALLLMLFWLAPSRSTVSNLGPSSQPSTGGAPLTAKCSKPSDPSKPLIQYAMMIDAGSQGSRIHVYKFNNCGSTPELEHEEFEQTEKKQGGSGLSSYREDSEGAARSLDPLMAVAMSTVPDEYKSCSPIAVKATAGLRMLGPDLSQKILEAVRTRLETAYPFPVVSREKGGVEIMDGSDEGVYAWITTNYLLGKIGGPDETPTAAVFDLGGGSTQIVFQPTFDKSPSGGMPEHLAEGDHKYDLQFGGRHFELYQHSHLGYGLMAARDAVHKAIAEAKLAANPGDRAWLNQPISNPCIGPGMEREVELKYQDEQSNHPLAPSVKVKMVGPKEGAPSTAAQCRGLTEKILNKEATCALAPCSFNGVHQPSLEKTFSKEDVYTFSYFYERTQPLGMPDSFTLDEMHDLTKTVCAGESAWNVFEGIQGALEELRDRPEWCLDLNFQLGLLHTGYDMPLSREVKIAKKIKGNELGWCLGASLPLLSQESGWTCRVKEIS; via the exons ATGTCGACTGGAGTTGACGGTCGACCTTCAGGCCCACGAGTCAGCAGGCGCTCTATTTCGCGGGCTACCGATTCTGCCGGCTCTTTCACTGACCTTCCAACGGCCTTTACAGACAAACAACCAACCATGGTCACTCAAACCCAGCGGTCCCGATTCGTTAAGACGGGCGCCATTGTCGGCGCCCTGTTGCTTATGCTGTTCTGGCTTGCGCCATCGAGGAGCACAGTGTCTAACCTTGGACCTT CTTCTCAACCCTCCACTGGCGGTGCGCCTCTGACGGCAAAATGCTCGAAACCCAGCGATCCCTCCAAGCCTCTTATCCAGTACGCAATGATGATCGATGCTGGAAGCCAGGGTTCTCGAATTCACGTATACAAGTTCAACAACTGCGGATCTACACCCGAACTTGAGCACGAGGAATTCGAGCAAACCGAGAAGAAACAGGGCGGCTCTGGACTTAGTTCTTACAGGGAGGATTCTGAGGGTGCCGCTAGGAGCTTGGATCCTCTCATGGCCGTCGCAATGAGTACCGTTCCAGACGAGTACAAGTCATGCTCCCCGATCGCAGTCAAGGCTACTGCCGGACTGCGCATGCTTGGTCCTGACCTTAGCCAGAAGATCTTAGAGGCAGTGAGAACCCGCCTTGAAACTGCCTATCCCTTCCCTGTCGTCTCCCGTGAGAAGGGTGGCGTTGAGATCATGGATGGCTCCGACGAGGGCGTTTACGCTTGGATCACCACCAACTACCTTCTCGGGAAGATTGGCGGACCAGATGAGACCCCTACCGCTGCGGTCTTTGACCTTGGTGGAGGCTCTACTCAGATCGTTTTCCAGCCTACATTCGATAAGAGCCCATCCGGCGGTATGCCAGAGCACTTGGCCGAGGGCGACCACAAGTATGATCTCCAGTTTGGTGGACGTCACTTTGAACTATACCAGCATTCCCACCTCGGGTATGGCCTCATGGCCGCACGGGATGCGGTGCATAAGGCTATTGCCGAGGCGAAGCTAGCTGCGAACCCAGGTGACCGCGCGTGGCTGAACCAGCCCATTTCCAACCCCTGCATTGGACCCGGGATGGAACGCGAAGTGGAATTGAAGTACCAGGATGAGCAGTCCAACCACCCTCTTGCCCCTTCAGTCAAGGTCAAGATGGTTGGTCCCAAGGAGGGAGCTCCTTCGACCGCTGCCCAGTGCCGTGGACTGACGGAGAAGATCCTTAACAAAGAGGCTACTTGTGCCCTTGCACCATGTTCATTCAACGGTGTCCACCAGCCCTCTCTCGAGAAGACTTTCTCCAAGGAGGACGTCTACACATTCTCCTACTTCTACGAGCGTACGCAGCCCCTGGGCATGCCCGATTCGTTCACATTAGACGAGATGCACGATCTCACCAAGACCGTCTGTGCCGGAGAATCCGCATGGAATGTCTTTGAAGGTATCCAGGGTGCTCTCGAGGAATTGCGCGACCGACCGGAGTGGTGTTTGGACCTGAACTTCCAGCTCGGTCTTCTTCACACTGGTTACGACATGCCTCTGTCGCGTGAGGTTAAGATTgcaaagaagatcaaggGTAACGAACTTGGATGGTGCCTTGGTGCCAG TCTCCCCCTCCTGAGCCAGGAGTCAGGCTGGACATGCCGAGTGAAGGAGATCTCATAG
- the ZRG17 gene encoding cation efflux family protein family (COG:P;~EggNog:ENOG410PH00;~InterPro:IPR027469,IPR002524;~PFAM:PF01545;~TransMembrane:6 (i157-174o186-204i225-247o267-290i311-333o339-361i);~go_component: GO:0016021 - integral component of membrane [Evidence IEA];~go_function: GO:0008324 - cation transmembrane transporter activity [Evidence IEA];~go_process: GO:0006812 - cation transport [Evidence IEA];~go_process: GO:0055085 - transmembrane transport [Evidence IEA]) encodes MASNMPLPVPPRTPTPPPDDPPGASAIPSQNLGRDTLSPLVESFAPSRNPSIPEDPSRLSPTKASFNLSVDAAQPNDQSDNVSSGPFNFQTTSMAKSPVVKSNIGQRRGHKYKHSSISHQIFLEPPPRAPLALPNSLPIPTLKECRSSMSVDQKRRFWWSVCHMFVAAYTLWSAHGSLAMTALSHLILFDSLGALLCVAVDVLGNFEVWKRSSIRHPFGLERAEVLAGFAMCVLLLFMGLDLISHNLQHFLESSGHEPHHEHPHERVSPGSVDFTALLAISSTLISAIGLRNHGRIGKAMRFGYIESLPSVLSNPSHFLTLSCSALLLLLPLVSIQLYTWLDVTLSSTISICMCVLGMRLVKTLGSMLLMSYSGSGVSDVVRDIEADPCVFAVDDARFWQVHYGLCMANLRLRVTGSEENLIRLRERVSSLIKNRLGGGYGGGGQKWEISTQFTIENA; translated from the exons ATGGCATCTAACATGCCGCTCCCCGTGCCGCCGCGGACGCCCACTCCACCCCCGGATGATCCCCCAGGTGCTTCTGCCATCCCATCCCAAAACCTAGGTCGTGATACTTTGTCGCCCTTGGTTGAATCATTCGCGCCGTCGCGAAATCCGTCCATCCCAGAAGATCCTAGTCGTCTGAGCCCTACAAAGGCCTCGTTCAACCTCTCTGTGGATGCTGCACAACCCAATGACCAGAGCGACAATGTCTCATCCGGGCCGTTCAACTTCCAAACCACGTCAATGGCCAAGAGCCCTGTCGTGAAGTCT AACATTGGCCAGCGACGCGGTCACAAATACAAGCACAGTAGTATCTCACACCAGATCTTCCTCGAACCTCCCCCTCGTGCGCCATTAGCTTTGCCCAATTCGCTGCCGATACCGACGCTGAAAGAATGCCGATCTAGTATGTCTGTGGATCAAAAACGGAGGTTTTGGTGGAGTGTGTGCCATATGTTCGTCGCAGCCTACACTCTGTGGAGTGCCCATGGGTCGTTGGCTATGACAGCCTTATCCCACTTGATCCTCTTTGACTCGCTGGGTGCGTTGCTTTGTGTAGCGGTTGACGTGTTGGGAAATTTCGAGGTCTGGAAGCGATCAAGTATTCGGCATCCCTTTGGATTAGAGCGAGCTGAGGTGTTGGCTGGGTTCGCGATGTGTGTTCTTTTGCTGTTCATGGGATTGGATCTCATTTCCCACAATCTTCAGCATTTTCTTGAGTCTTCCGGCCATGAGCCTCACCATGAGCATCCCCACGAGCGGGTCTCCCCAGGAAGTGTAGATTTCACCGCACTTCTCGCTATTTCGTCCACACTGATTTCTGCCATTGGCTTGCGGAACCATGGTCGGATCGGAAAAGCCATGCGTTTTGGGTATATTGAGTCCCTGCCATCAGTACTCAGCAACCCGTCTCATTTCCTCACGCTATCTTGCTCCGCGCTGCTTCTACTACTCCCTCTGGTCTCCATTCAACTCTACACTTGGCTCGACGTCACATTGTCTAGCACTATTTCAATCTGCATGTGTGTTCTCGGAATGCGTCTCGTCAAGACTTTAGGATCTATGCTGCTCATGTCCTATTCCGGCTCCGGAGTTTCCGATGTCGTTCGGGATATTGAAGCCGACCCGTGCGTGttcgccgtcgacgacgcAAGGTTCTGGCAGGTTCATTATGGGCTATGCATGGCAAATTTGAGGCTTCGTGTCACTGGTTCAGAGGAGAATCTCATACGACTGCGTGAACGGGTCTCCAGCCTAATCAAGAATCGACTTGGCGGGGGATATGGGGGCGGTGGCCAGAAATGGGAAATCTCAACACAATTCACAATAGAGAATGCTTGA
- a CDS encoding BOD1/SHG1 domain-containing protein (COG:S;~EggNog:ENOG410PQGD;~PFAM:PF05205): MDGSVEAPEPQINGVKRPSLDVESLQRKKFKTEELPLTSAQHEVVDELLHSFKKKGGFDHIRKKVWSEFHDGEGKVEFTNLLTDLAESEIEREPQLLSREQGKAATLIEGAVDRSDVYKTVEKSLDALAAQHLPTILESIRDIRRHDIGDERARREEIAGSTVDEDYANIVKAKRDEREKIWQEEERKRIEIEEEEERRREEEERKQREIQRQKDDEERARKRERDEKWRAEQRALDEQREKERQERYERRRREDRDRYRDWGYRDRDRSRTRDKDLDRDRDRDRDRDRDRDHPRYRDRSPGYRSDRGVSPHIKDSRNEKTPVSKEPTPPPAPVDEKALEEAALQLLLKEGEELAAKARQKPEFDFEEAEAIENGLKPTTNKPKEASESKFSNTPTKSGSPAVDPEHSRRRGSTVADGRSRRRDESRSRSRRRGSRFDDDRNVRSRDASNRPRDRDSDSKVPIRDYRADRYGDRSYRPNRRSRSRSTARTYDRDRDRDRDRTDRDRDRDRDWDRDRRSDRDRDRIRDDRDRDDDRRRDRSRDRGRDRPAYDSYRRRYSHYSRSPSRPRSPHRDRDRDRVREREGDRDKSRERERDRERDRVRDRDRSRDRERDRNRERERERDRDRPSERDRERERDRDRTSDRDRDRDRTEKDNDRERDRDRDRDRDRDRGRDRERKPSTSPRRRSRSRRHSPSMLDIDRYVPSTSHRSRSPRRRFRSPERPEERSRGFIEIDRYMPGGGERDRENPRDPNQKAQSWRPGNADEKTSSRE; this comes from the exons ATGGATGGATCAGTGGAGGCTCCAGAACCCCAGATTAATGGCGTGAAGCGACCGTCGCTCGATGTCGAGAGTTTGCAGCGCAAGAAGTTCAAGACCGAAGAGCTGCCCTTGACTTCGGCGCAACACGAAGTGGTCGACGAGTTGCTGCACAGCTTCAAGAAAAAGGGAGGCTTCGATCATATTCGCAAGAAGGTCTGGTCGGAATTTCATGATGGT GAGGGAAAAGTCGAATTTACGAACCTACTCACCGACTTAGCTGAGTCCGAGATCGAGCGCGAACCTCAACTTCTTTCTAGAGAACAGGGCAAGGCCGCAACCTTGATTGAGGGTGCTGTGGACCGCAGCGATGTGTATAAGACGGTCGAGAAGAGTTTGGATGCGCTGGCCGCACAACACCTCCCGACTATCCTAGAGTCCATTCGCGATATTCGTCGCCATGATATCGGCGATGAGCGCGCCCGTCGCGAAGAGATAGCGGGGAGTACGGTCGATGAGGATTATGCTAATATTGTGAAGGCCAAACGCGACGAGCGTGAAAAGATctggcaggaagaagaacgcaAACGAATAGaaattgaggaagaagaggagcggcggagggaggaagaggaacggAAGCAGCGCGAAATCCAGCGTCAAaaagacgatgaagagcgaGCTAGGAAGCGCGAGCGTGATGAAAAATGGCGTGCAGAACAGCGGGCTCTGGATGAGCAACGAGAAAAAGAGCGCCAGGAACGGTACGAGCGACGGCGACGTGAAGACCGGGATAGGTATCGGGATTGGGGATATCGTGACCGAGATCGCAGCCGCACAAGGGACAAGGACTTGGATAGAGATCGTGAtagggacagggacagggacagggaccGAGATCACCCTCGTTACCGTGACCGCTCCCCCGGCTACCGCTCCGATCGTGGTGTATCACCTCATATCAAAGACTCCCGAAACGAGAAAACTCCAGTATCGAAAGAACCTACTCCCCCGCCAGCGCCCGTGGATGAGAAGGCTTTGGAAGAGGCCGCCTTGCAGCTCCTCCTgaaggaaggcgaagaatTAGCCGCGAAGGCCCGACAAAAGCCGGAGTTCGATTTCGAGGAAGCCGAGGCGATTGAAAACGGACTGAAGCCAACGACAAACAAACCTAAGGAGGCCTCGGAGTCGAAGTTCTCTAATACTCCTACTAAATCAGGCAGTCCAGCTGTTGACCCAGAACATAGCCGTCGGCGTGGATCAACAGTGGCCGACGGCCGAAGCCGGAGGCGCGATGAGAGCCGCAGCCgttcgagaaggagaggatcgCGATTTGATGATGACCGTAACGTCCGATCACGGGATGCATCTAACAGACCCCGAGACCGTGATTCAGACAGTAAAGTCCCAATTCGCGACTACCGGGCGGACCGCTACGGTGATCGAAGCTATCGACCAAACCGCCGCAGTAGGAGCCGGTCTACCGCTCGGACTTACGACAGAGACCGTGACCGCGACCGTGATCGCACAGATCGGGACAGGGATAGAGACCGGGACTGGGATAGGGACAGAAGGTcagaccgagaccgagaccgtATACGAGATGACCGGGATAGAGATGATGACCGCCGTCGGGACCGAAGTCGCGATCGTGGTAGGGATAGACCGGCCTATGATAGTTATCGCCGGCGATACAGCCACTATTCTCGCTCACCGTCACGTCCGCGCTCACCCCATCGGGACCGAGATCGTGACAGGGTACGAGAAAGGGAAGGAGACAGGGATAAGTCAAGAGAACGAGAGAGGGACCGGGAAAGAGATCGGGTTCGAGATAGGGACAGATCGAGagacagagagagagatagaAATCGTGAACGGGAGCGAGAGCGCGACAGGGATAGGCCATCTGAGAGagacagagagagagaacgAGACAGAGACAGGACTAGCGATCGTGACCGTGATCGTGATCGGACAGAGAAGGACAACGATCGCGAGCGAgaccgtgaccgtgaccgcgACAGAGATCGAGATCGCGGCAGGGACAGGGAAAGAAAGCCCTCTACTTCACCACGCCGTCGTTCCCGTTCTCGACGGCACTCTCCAAGCATGCTCGACATCGACCGCTACGTCCCATCTACCAGCCATCGAAGCCGTTCTCCGCGTCGACGGTTCCGGTCCCCAGAGCGCCCTGAGGAGCGGTCTCGTGGCTTCATTGAGATAGACCGGTATATGCCgggcggaggagagcgagATCGAGAGAATCCGCGCGATCCGAATCAGAAGGCGCAGAGTTGGCGGCCTGGCAATGCAGACGAGAAGACCTCATCAAGGGAGTAG